Proteins encoded in a region of the Pseudomonas denitrificans (nom. rej.) genome:
- a CDS encoding response regulator: protein MLLAALVCLPTYAASQEPGWSQLHDSDARLQLQDVISPRYRTLFSPLDISDLHAPAGPGATWLHFRLPANDEPQQLRLFAPSLDSFEMFILDGQKVLEQKSAGNLSPVQRPLLNSDLVIPLRTAAEPLDLYLRLASTLPLRPNISIEAAGQPSNDQRPLHFGVLIGCLAMLLLYNLVRFAYTRVASGLWLAGVHASLLLACLNLFGLLSPWYGNSQSLQPMIALGCLVVTLICGLGYTASFFRDLTPRLPLKRLLLGGTAGLVVLCVALNLVLDLSISSLVYGLITLVTLSILGVAVYYWIHAYRPARLFAIGMGLFVVVWCLSLPSLLGYVATRAEWLGSGLLGLSAVVGFLLSLALAERQRKIQNDQFAASRQRAANVAELKAKGDFLAKISHEIRTPMNGVLGMTELLLGTPLSAKQRDYVQTIHSAGNELLSLINEILDISKLESGQIELDEVQFDLGALIEDCLAIFRAKAEQQKVELISFTQPQVPRIVSGDPTRLRQAVLSLLDNAFKQTDEGEILLVVALDGPPERPRLRIAVQDSGRPLDSADRQALLTAELHSRDFLSATRISSRLGLIIARQLIRLMSGEFGIESGIESGHSADGAGNLLWLSLPLDPQQIDQAGADLDSPLQGARLLVVDDNQTCRKVVVQQCSAWGMNVSAVSSGKEALAQLRTKAHLREYFDVVLLDQDMPGMTGMQLATKIQEDPNLNHDILLIMLTGISNAPSKIIARNAGIKRILAKPVAGYTLKATLAEELSRRGPSGVSNYLSPASEPASNVPPSDFRILVAEDNSISTKVIRGMLSKLNLQPDTASNGEEALAAMKSTQYDLVLMDCEMPVLDGFSATERLRAWEASEHRPHTPVVALTAHILSEHKERARLVGMDGHMAKPVELSQLRELVAYWVGERERRLRQQSDALPS from the coding sequence TTGCTGCTGGCCGCTCTGGTCTGTCTTCCGACCTATGCGGCAAGCCAGGAACCCGGCTGGTCCCAGCTCCACGACAGTGACGCCCGCCTGCAGCTGCAGGACGTGATCTCCCCGCGCTACCGCACCCTCTTCAGCCCCCTCGACATCAGCGACCTGCACGCCCCCGCCGGCCCCGGCGCGACCTGGCTGCACTTCCGCCTGCCCGCCAACGACGAGCCACAGCAGCTGCGCCTGTTCGCGCCGAGCCTGGACAGCTTCGAGATGTTCATCCTCGACGGGCAGAAAGTCCTCGAACAGAAGAGCGCCGGCAACCTCTCCCCGGTGCAGCGCCCCCTGCTCAACAGTGATCTGGTGATCCCCCTGCGCACGGCCGCCGAGCCGCTGGATCTCTACCTGCGCCTCGCCTCGACTCTGCCGCTGCGCCCGAACATCAGCATCGAGGCCGCCGGCCAGCCGAGCAACGACCAGCGCCCGCTGCACTTCGGCGTGCTGATCGGCTGCCTGGCCATGCTGCTGCTCTACAACCTCGTGCGCTTCGCCTACACCCGCGTCGCCAGCGGCCTGTGGCTGGCCGGCGTGCATGCGAGCCTGCTTCTGGCCTGCCTCAACCTGTTCGGCCTGCTCAGCCCCTGGTACGGCAACAGCCAGTCGCTGCAGCCGATGATTGCGCTGGGTTGCCTGGTGGTGACGCTGATCTGCGGTCTTGGCTATACCGCCAGCTTCTTCCGTGACCTCACCCCGCGCCTGCCGCTCAAGCGCCTGCTGCTGGGTGGCACCGCCGGGCTGGTGGTGCTGTGCGTGGCGCTCAACCTGGTACTCGACCTGTCCATCAGCAGCCTGGTCTACGGGCTGATCACCCTGGTGACCCTGAGCATTCTCGGCGTGGCGGTCTACTACTGGATTCACGCTTACCGCCCGGCGCGCCTGTTCGCCATCGGCATGGGCCTCTTCGTGGTGGTCTGGTGCCTGAGCCTGCCGTCGCTGCTGGGCTACGTGGCGACCCGGGCGGAATGGCTCGGCAGCGGCCTGCTCGGCCTCTCGGCAGTGGTCGGCTTCCTGCTCAGCCTGGCGCTCGCCGAGCGCCAGCGGAAAATCCAGAACGACCAGTTCGCCGCCAGCCGCCAGCGCGCCGCCAACGTCGCCGAGCTGAAGGCCAAGGGCGACTTCCTGGCCAAGATCAGCCACGAGATCCGCACCCCCATGAACGGCGTGCTGGGCATGACCGAGCTGCTGCTCGGCACCCCGCTCTCGGCCAAGCAGCGCGACTATGTGCAGACCATCCACAGCGCGGGCAACGAGCTGCTCTCGCTGATCAACGAGATCCTCGACATCTCCAAGCTGGAGTCCGGGCAGATCGAGCTGGACGAAGTGCAGTTCGACCTCGGCGCGCTGATCGAGGATTGCCTGGCGATCTTCCGTGCCAAGGCCGAGCAGCAGAAGGTCGAGCTGATCAGCTTCACCCAGCCGCAGGTGCCACGCATCGTCAGCGGCGACCCGACGCGCCTGCGCCAGGCCGTGTTGAGCCTGCTGGACAACGCCTTCAAGCAGACCGACGAGGGCGAGATTCTCCTCGTCGTCGCCCTCGACGGCCCGCCCGAGCGTCCGCGCCTGCGCATCGCCGTGCAGGACAGCGGCCGCCCGCTGGACAGCGCCGACCGCCAGGCCCTGCTTACCGCCGAACTGCACAGCCGCGACTTCCTCTCCGCCACCCGCATCAGCAGCCGCCTCGGCCTGATCATTGCGCGCCAGCTGATCCGCCTGATGTCGGGGGAGTTTGGAATAGAGAGCGGCATCGAGAGTGGCCACAGCGCCGATGGCGCAGGCAACCTGCTGTGGCTCAGCCTGCCGCTGGACCCGCAGCAGATCGACCAGGCCGGCGCCGACCTCGACAGCCCGCTGCAGGGCGCGCGCCTGCTGGTGGTGGACGACAACCAGACCTGCCGCAAGGTGGTGGTGCAGCAATGCAGCGCCTGGGGCATGAACGTCAGCGCGGTGTCTTCGGGCAAGGAAGCGCTGGCCCAGCTGCGCACCAAGGCGCACCTGCGCGAATACTTCGACGTGGTCCTGCTGGACCAGGACATGCCCGGCATGACCGGCATGCAGCTGGCGACCAAGATCCAGGAAGACCCGAACCTCAACCACGACATCCTGCTGATCATGCTCACCGGCATCAGCAACGCGCCGAGCAAGATCATCGCGCGCAACGCCGGGATCAAGCGCATCCTCGCCAAGCCGGTGGCCGGCTACACGCTCAAGGCGACCCTCGCCGAGGAACTCTCCCGCCGTGGCCCGAGCGGCGTGAGCAACTACCTTTCGCCAGCCAGCGAGCCGGCTTCAAACGTGCCGCCCAGCGACTTCCGCATCCTCGTCGCCGAGGACAACAGCATCTCCACCAAGGTCATCCGCGGCATGCTGAGCAAGCTCAACCTGCAGCCCGATACCGCCAGCAACGGCGAGGAAGCCCTCGCCGCGATGAAGTCCACCCAGTACGACCTGGTGCTGATGGACTGCGAAATGCCGGTGCTCGACGGCTTCTCCGCCACCGAGCGCCTGCGCGCCTGGGAGGCCAGCGAACACCGACCGCACACCCCGGTGGTGGCGCTCACCGCGCACATCCTCAGCGAACACAAGGAACGCGCGCGACTGGTCGGCATGGACGGCCACATGGCCAAGCCGGTGGAGTTGTCGCAACTGCGCGAACTGGTGGCCTACTGGGTCGGCGAACGCGAGCGCCGCCTGCGCCAGCAGAGCGACGCGCTGCCTTCCTGA
- the purD gene encoding phosphoribosylamine--glycine ligase translates to MNVLIIGSGGREHALAWKVAQDSRVQKVFVAPGNAGTATEAKCENVAIDVLALEELADFAAKNVQLTIVGPEAPLVKGVVDLFRSRGLDIFGPTAGAAQLEGSKAFTKDFLARHQIPTADYQNFTEVEPALAYLKEKGAPIVIKADGLAAGKGVIVAMTLAEAEEAVRDMLAGNAFGDAGSRVVIEEFLDGEEASFIVMVDGQNVLPMATSQDHKRVGDGDTGPNTGGMGAYSPAPVVTADVHQRVMDEVIYPTVRGMAEEGNVYTGFLYAGLMIDKSGKPKVIEFNCRFGDPETQPIMVRLESSLVLLVEAALAKALDKVEATWDPRPTVGVVIAAGGYPGDYAKGDAIFGLDDAAQLDGKVFHAGTALKDGQIVTAGGRVLCATAIGPTVSSAQEQAYRLAEKVRWNGSFYRKDIGYRAIARERGEG, encoded by the coding sequence ATGAACGTACTCATCATCGGCAGCGGCGGTCGCGAGCACGCGCTGGCCTGGAAGGTCGCGCAGGATTCGCGCGTGCAGAAGGTCTTCGTCGCGCCGGGCAACGCCGGCACCGCCACCGAAGCCAAGTGCGAGAACGTCGCCATCGACGTGCTGGCCCTGGAAGAACTGGCCGATTTCGCAGCGAAGAACGTGCAGCTGACCATCGTCGGCCCCGAGGCGCCGCTGGTCAAAGGCGTGGTGGACCTGTTCCGCTCGCGCGGCCTGGACATCTTCGGCCCCACCGCCGGCGCTGCCCAGCTGGAAGGTTCCAAGGCCTTCACCAAGGACTTCCTCGCACGCCACCAGATCCCCACCGCCGACTACCAGAACTTCACCGAAGTCGAGCCGGCGCTGGCCTATCTGAAAGAGAAAGGCGCGCCCATCGTGATCAAGGCCGACGGCCTGGCCGCGGGCAAGGGCGTGATCGTCGCCATGACCCTGGCCGAAGCCGAGGAAGCCGTGCGCGACATGCTCGCCGGCAACGCCTTCGGTGACGCCGGATCGCGCGTGGTGATCGAAGAGTTCCTCGACGGCGAGGAAGCCAGCTTCATCGTCATGGTCGACGGCCAGAACGTGCTGCCCATGGCCACCAGCCAGGACCACAAGCGCGTCGGCGACGGCGACACCGGCCCGAACACCGGCGGCATGGGTGCCTACTCCCCCGCTCCGGTGGTAACTGCCGACGTGCACCAGCGCGTGATGGACGAAGTGATCTACCCGACCGTGCGCGGCATGGCCGAGGAAGGCAACGTCTATACCGGCTTCCTCTACGCCGGCCTGATGATCGACAAGAGCGGCAAGCCCAAGGTCATCGAGTTCAACTGCCGCTTCGGTGATCCGGAAACCCAGCCGATCATGGTCCGCCTGGAATCGTCCCTGGTCCTGCTGGTCGAGGCCGCCCTGGCCAAGGCGCTGGACAAGGTCGAAGCCACCTGGGACCCGCGTCCCACCGTAGGCGTGGTGATCGCCGCCGGCGGCTACCCGGGCGACTACGCCAAGGGTGACGCTATCTTCGGCCTGGACGATGCCGCCCAGCTCGACGGCAAGGTCTTCCACGCCGGCACCGCGCTCAAGGACGGCCAGATCGTCACCGCCGGCGGCCGCGTACTGTGCGCCACTGCCATCGGCCCGACCGTCTCCTCGGCCCAGGAACAGGCTTACCGTCTGGCCGAGAAGGTCCGCTGGAACGGCAGCTTCTACCGCAAGGACATCGGTTATCGCGCCATCGCCCGCGAGCGCGGCGAGGGCTGA
- a CDS encoding MarC family protein, with product MQVMFSVYLKMLVLYSPFFVLSCFISLNRGFAPRDRKRMAWRVALAALIASVLLYLFGRYIFTLFGITADAFRIGAGSVLFISALGMAQGRSAVQADNVQQDVTIVPLTIPITVGPGTIGALLVMGVNQDWEHKLSALAAIFLACLTVGVTLYLSDKIEKVLGEQGLMIVSRLMGLFVCALAAQIIMTGVRGYFLPQ from the coding sequence ATGCAAGTGATGTTCAGCGTGTACCTGAAGATGCTGGTGCTCTATAGCCCCTTCTTCGTCCTGTCCTGCTTCATCAGCCTCAACCGTGGCTTCGCCCCGCGCGACCGCAAGCGCATGGCCTGGCGCGTAGCCCTGGCGGCGCTGATCGCCAGCGTGCTGCTGTACCTGTTCGGGCGCTACATCTTCACCCTGTTCGGCATCACCGCCGACGCCTTCCGCATCGGCGCGGGCAGCGTGCTGTTCATCTCTGCGCTGGGCATGGCCCAGGGGCGCTCGGCGGTGCAGGCGGACAACGTGCAGCAGGACGTCACCATCGTCCCGCTGACCATCCCCATCACCGTCGGCCCCGGCACCATCGGTGCGCTGCTGGTGATGGGTGTGAACCAGGACTGGGAGCACAAGCTGTCGGCCCTGGCGGCAATCTTCCTCGCCTGCCTGACCGTCGGCGTCACGCTCTACCTCTCGGACAAGATCGAGAAGGTCCTCGGCGAACAGGGCCTGATGATCGTCAGTCGCCTGATGGGGCTGTTCGTCTGCGCCCTCGCCGCGCAGATCATCATGACCGGCGTGCGCGGCTACTTCCTCCCGCAATGA